A window of Rhipicephalus microplus isolate Deutch F79 chromosome X, USDA_Rmic, whole genome shotgun sequence genomic DNA:
GTTCAGAAAGAGAGACCTTTAATCTTTTTTCTAGTATTATCATTTGCACACTTTCTCAGGGTATTAGGTTCAGGCTATTCAAAAAAGGTCCAAATATAATCTGAGAAAATTTACAGTAGATCAGATAGCTTTTCATTAAAAGTACATCGAGTATGGAATATTTTCAAAAAATTGATTATGAGGGGAAAAAATGCACACGTTCAAAAGTGGGTGCAAAAGGTGCTCTCAACATAAACCAATGACTATGCTACAAAAACTCTCTGGTGGGAAAATGTATGATCAAAGCTAATGGAAATGGTAGGAAATGAATATGTTTAATTGATCCATATTGATTATGAAAAGTACATGTATGCCAATAAAACCTTTCATCCTTAAAGAGGTGCAGTTTTTGGCACAATTTTTGAATACTTTTTAATACTCCTATTTAGTCGCTTATGCATGGTTTCACTTCTCAGAGTATGGTTTTTTTTAGTAATCAAAtcataatatttttttattgttgttgatCTACCCCACCATATTCTTTAAAATAAAGATTTATGTGATTAGAAGATATTACAGATACTtatgtgcattttttattttgtttaattTTTGTTTGTAGTAGTAATGGGCATTGAGAACAATTTACATTTCTTTTGATAATGAATAAAATTATTTACTTGAAGTTTGGCACTGTGTCAAAGTATTGTGGTATGGCCTCATGGGCCTTTGCGTGGTGTGCATTTGTATATTGCAAACAATAAAGATTACCTTAGAATATTGAGTTCAAAGCAAAATTGAATTTAGAATATCCAGAAGCACAAAAGATGTAATGCCAACATGAATGGTAAGCATTGCACTATTGGCATGTCATtttgatgacattgcattgtgcTGCCCATTTGGGCTTCAAGGgatgtggtgattttttttttatttgctttaggTTGGACAGTTTATACATTGCTTTTATTACAGTTATTTTGTCTTATAAGTTTTTTATTAATAATGGCCAGAAATATCCCTTGGAGTACCTTTGAAGCAGCATTCTTTTAAGGCATATTGAGGTTAAAAAATGCTGTGTCAATTGTAGTGGGTGTAGATGGCAGTCACAGTAATTTTTAGTCGTCGCCTTCCAGCTGTTTTATTACAGAAACAATGCCTTTGATtgtgctttttttattgttttaattaAAAAGCTTGCAGATTAGCATTGACTTTCCTTTTTACTCCTTATTTGTTACAGTGGTCATAAGACAAGTATTTGTTTTGACCTTTCCTGCACCTAATTTAGTGCAGTGCTCATAAGGCAAGTATTTTTTTGTTGCATGTAAGTAATGACAGTTGCTGATAATGTGAAGCGGAGCTACCTACTTTTACTGTCTTGAGCATAATCTAAGTGAAGTGTGTTTTCTTTAGACTGCAGGATCAGAGGCAAGTGTCCACGAGGAAGTGATTGGCTACATTGACCTGAACAGCTCTGGCTTGCAGCTTGTCGGCGGCGACACTTTCTACCTCCAAACAGAAGCACTTGGGGAGCACATCCTAATGTCTGAGCACGGAAAGGAAGGGCAACCTATAATTGTTGTTGTAGAAGAAAACTCCGAAAATGTTGTTGTTCAGGCATTTTCTAGAGATTCTGAGGCAGTAGGGGATGAAACAGCCTGCACAGTGAATCATTTCGATAATGCGATGTCAGCTGCCCTTCCAGAGCAGCTCACTGGTGTAGCGACAACGACAACTTCTGAAATACAAGAACTAATATTGTCTCAGGATGCTAATGGGAAGCTTGTAAGCATGAAAGGGGCTCAGGTTGAGCCCTCTGCTGCTGTTCTAGACGCTGGGCCTTCATGCCGTGAGGTTTCAAAAGGTAATGCAGCTGAGCAGTGTGCTGCATCACCTGAAAGCAGCCAGATGGAGTTACAGCAAGAATGTGAAACATTCTCTGGGGCAAATGGCAATAGTGATGTAAATGCAATTCTTGATAATCTACATGTTCCTGGAGAAAGGGAAGAATGTGAATATGATGGTGGAAGTAAACCTCACGCAGCTGGACCAGTGGGTGTAAGCAAATCTAGTAAGACAAGCAGCTCTGATATGCCAGTCACCTTGGGGCAGGGCGACGGTTCAGAATGTCGGGAAAAGCCAGCTTCGCCGAATGGGAAACCAGTACAAGTCATCGAGGAAAATAAGAATGGAATCATGGACATGAACGTTGGTGATAATCATTTTAGAGACATTTCTGTGGTATCGGTGCAGTCTGTAAAGCCTGGTACTGAGGTTAACCTTAACTCATCCAAAATGTCATCAGCACCACTCATTGTTGGTGTGAAGTTGGACACTGCTGAAGTGCTTGATGCAGACAAATGTACCAATAAAAATATCTCAAGTGCTTTACTGGACTCTAAGAGTAGCGAGTCCGCAGGCAACATTCCTGAAGTTTCCGATAGCCCAAGTGAAAGTGCAAGACTAAAAAGTACGGATGATGTGTGTGCATCTCGAAATCCAAGTAAAAATTTTATTGCTGATACTACAACAAATCCATTGCTTGGAAAGAAAAGTGACAAACCTCTTCCAATAGTTCCTGAGCACAGTGAAGTCCCACCAAAAGAATCTCTTAAGGTAGGCCAAAACACTAAAGTGTGCAGCAAAAAAGCTAGTCAAAGTGCCAATACTGAACAGCAAAATGAACCTTTGAGCCAAACCATTAGAAGTAGCAGTGCTCGCACTACTGTGAGACCACTGGATAGAAGCCTGGAGCAAGACGCCAGCAAGCATTCTGGTATAGTGAAGGCTGATGCAGCAGGTCTTGCCAAAAGCAGGGTGGGACATCGACCTCAAGGTCCTACTAACGAAAATTCCTCATTAAAAAATGTGTCGATATTAAAGCCACAGGCCTACTCTACATTTGCATCTTCTGACTCAGAGGCTAGCAGCACAGCCCTTCACCAAGAACAAGAAAGCTTGGAAGAGAAGGAAGGGACACAGTGTGCAATAGAGGATGAGAAAAGTGAATCTAGTCCAGTCAGTACAAGTGTAAAAAAAGGCCTAGAGTCCAGAGACGAGCATGCGAATTTTAGTAGTGATTATTTGCCTGCTGGTCGACAGGAATTGTCTCGAACCAGTTGCAGTGCTGTTGCACACAATATTGATCAATCTGGAGGAGAAATTACCTCAACTAAACTCTATAATACtcataaaaaaacaaatgaaCCAGGACAAATGTCGCTCAAAGGTGAAACATTGAAAGTTCAACCAGCAGCTAGCGTTTCAAGTAGTAACGTGACTACTGACAATGATAAAGCAAAAGCCCATTTGATTGAGAAAGATAACCCATTAACAGGACTTTGTGATGTTTTCAGAGAAAATTCTCAATCAACATCGGATCCTCAGACAAAATCTATTCAGAAAGCGGAGGCATTCAAGTTAAGTGACGCTAAGGCGTTGCATGAAATGCGAAAGAAACAAAGTCACAAAATGACAATGATTCCTGTAACAAGCAATTGTGCAAAAAGCAAGTTGCAGGGCTCTTCACATAATGAAAGTCATAAAGCCTCCCAGAAAAGAGAGTCTGAAAGTGTTAAAGTACCATCAGATGCAACTTCAATGGCTCGTCAAGGCCGCCAACCTATTATAGCCAAGGAACAATGTGAAATTCAACCGCAATCACCACACACTGAAGAAAACAAGTTACAGAAAGAAACCACTGATAGCATTAATATACTTCCTGGCAAGTCTGATGATAACACAGAAATGGGCATTTCCAAGTGTCGTGATAGTAAGGACACTTTTGAGCATACTGCTCGACGTGATGGCATTGGAGTGCTTCAAGACCTACAAGAAAATGAGCATCAAGGCAAGGATGTATGTGAAAGAGCTGAAATAAGAGCGAAATCCTGCAACCAGAACATCCAGGAACAAGTAGGAGAAGGCCTTACTAATGTCATGAATACAAACAGTACAAATGTGCCAGATATTAATACTTCACTTGAAAAGGATGAAGAAACCAGCGGAACTAAAGGCCCTCCTACTGATATACTTCTTGCTGCACTTGACCTGGTACCCCGTCCACCTGATGACTCAACAAAAGAGCAAGATGGGACTGCTGAAGAGCCATGTTGGACGTTTGCTACATCTGAATGGGAGAACAGAGAAATCAAACCACAAAGTGAATGCCTCCATGAGCAAGGAGATGATACTCCCAGTAAAAAGCGTTGGAGCCTTCGTACACCAATAAAACCAAGAAAGAGAGTCGTCATCCCAGATAGCGACGATGAAGATTTTGAGGCCTACGTTAGTGAAGATGTTCAGCCTGTAACACAAAAGAGCAAGTCAGAAGAGGCATTCGATGAGCTTTTAGATGTCTTCAAAAAAGAGCAAGTTCAGAAAgctgctgaagaaactgcagtagtGAGAAAAAGAAGTACAAGAAAACTAGGATGTCCAACAGGATTCCTGTCACCAAAAAGCTCATCTGTACATTCGAGATCATCCGAAGCCAATAATAAGCCATGCGAAAAAGAGTCAACTGTCAAGACAGCAAAAGTGAAAGATGTAAAGACTACAGCAAGAAAACACCAATCGGTGCACACACCTTGCACAACCAGCCAAGCGACTGCTGTAAAGCAAGTTCGAAAGCGACGCTCGGAGCCGGTGAAGGTTGTGCCTCATAAGAAGAGCGTAGGTGATGGTGCAGGTAGCCAAACTCCCTCTGTGAGTGATACACTTGCTGGTGTCATCAGAATTCGTTGCCAGAAGCCGAATTCCTCAAAGGATAAGATGACATCACAGTATCACTGTTCCAAATGTGGCTTCCGCTCAGCTCGCATGGACAATATTGTGAGGCACCATAAGAAGGACTGCCCGTTCTCTAAACCACGACCTACTTGGGATCCCAAGGCCAGAAAAATTGTACTTGCGTGAACCTATTACCACTGTCACCTGCACTACCGGCTGCTGGACTATGGTGATTCACAATGGTTTTCATCACCAATATCTCTTATCCTAACTGGGCAAAAAAAAGAATGGTATCTGAACTGCTGGACTATGTCAATCCACTATATTTTATATCACCAGTATGACTGTTCctgattgaaaaaaaatgtaatattgaaaacagaaaagtttttttgtttatataatcatcatcatcatcagcctgactacgtccactgcaggacaaaagcctctcccatgcttcgccagttaacccggtcctgtgcttgctgctgccaatttatacccgcaaacttcttaatctcatctgcccacctaaccttctgtctccccctaacccgcttgccttctctgggaatccagttagttacccttaatgaccagtggttattctgtctactggctacatgcccggcccatgtccatttcttcttaatttcagctatgatatccttaaccccagtttgttccctaatccactctgctcttttcttgtctcttaaggttacacctaccatttttctttccattgctcgctgcgtcgtcctcaatttaagctgaaccctttttgtaagtctccaggtttctgctccgtagctaagtaccggcaagatacagctattatataccttcctcttgagggacagcgGCAATTTACCTGTTATGatttagagtgcttgccaaatatgctccaccccattcttattcttctagttacttcaatttcgtggttcgactccgtggttattacctgccctaagtagacagtcttttacaacttgaagtggactattacctatctcgaagggctgctttcttccgaggttgttgtacattacttttgttttctgcagattaattttaagacccacctttctgctctcattgtctgattctgtaatcatgagttgcgattcgtcccctgagttactcagcaatgtcatcggcaaagcgcaggttactaaggtactctccattatttcttatccctaactgttcccattctaggcctctgaaaacctcctgtaagcatgcggtaaatagcattggggagattgtgtccccctgccttacaccctttttgattggtattctgttgctttcgttataaagcactatggtagcagttgatcccctgtagatttcttccaggatgtttatatatacttcatcgacgccctgattccgcagtgtctgcatgatggctgatgtttctactgaatcaaacgccttctcgtaatctatgaaggctatgtatagtggttggttatattctgagcatttccctattacctgatagtatgaatgtggtaaattgttgagtagcctgttcgaaatcctgcttgttcctttggttgattgaattctaacgttttcttaactctgttagcaattacctttgtaaatagcttgtaaactacagagagcaagctaatcggcctgtaattcttcaagtacttgtcatctcctttcttatgtatcaagatgatgttagcgttcttccaagactctggtactcttcccgtcaggagacacctcgtaaacagggtggctagtttttctaacacaatctgtcctccatctttcagcagatctgatgttacctgatcctcaccagcagctttgcctctttgcatgctctccaaagcttttctgacttcttctatcattactggtggggtgtcatctgggctactgctagttcttacagtattaaagtcgtggttgtcccggctactgtacagatctctgtaaaactcctccgctattttaactatcctatccatattggtagttattttgccttctttgtcccttagtgcatacatccgatttttgcctattccaagtttcctcttcactgctttgacgcttcctccaattttcagagcgtgttcaattctcttcatgttataccttcttacgtcggataccttatgcctattaatcaacttctaaagctctgccagctctattttgtctgttgtacttgagactttcatgatttgacgcttcttaatgagattcttcatttcctgggaaagcttgccagtgtcctgtctaactaccctgcctccaacttccactgcacactccgtaatgatactcgtcagattatcattcattgtatctatgctaaggttggtttcctcactaagagccgagtacctgttctgaagtgagactctgaattcctgtactttccctctaagtgctagctcattgattggcttcttgcgtatcagtttctgtcgttcctttctcaagtctatacgaattcgagaccgtaccattctatggtcactgcatcgtaccttgccaaccacttccacatcctgcacgatgcctgggtgtgcactcattataaagtctatttcgttcttattttcgccattagggctcctccatgtccacttgcggtttcctcgttttcggtagaaggtattcaaaatccgtaaattattgcgttctgcgaattctactagtagctctcctctggtgtttctagtaccgatgccataatgtcctactgcctggtctccagcttcttccctacctttgcattaaagtctcccatcagtattgtatactgtgtttttaccttactcatatccgattccacgtcttcatagaagctttcaactgaagcgtcatcatggctggatgtaggcgcgtaagcctgtatcaccttcatcttgtatctcttattcagtttaattacgatacctaccaccctttcattaatgctatagtattcctctatgttgccagctatgtttctgtgaattagaaaccccactcccagttctcttctgtctgccaagctccGATGGCAAAGGACGttcccattctgtagcaccgtataggcctcatctgtcctcctaacctcactgagccctattctattatatcccatttaacacactctagctcctcgaatagtacagctagatttccctcactagataaggttctagcgttaaacgttgccaagttcaggtttaaatggcggcctgtccgtatccagagatccttagcaccctctgctgcattgcagatctgttCGTTTATATAGCATAGTTT
This region includes:
- the LOC119185602 gene encoding uncharacterized protein LOC119185602 isoform X1, which produces MDAADESNMTCHQTAGSEASVHEEVIGYIDLNSSGLQLVGGDTFYLQTEALGEHILMSEHGKEGQPIIVVVEENSENVVVQAFSRDSEAVGDETACTVNHFDNAMSAALPEQLTGVATTTTSEIQELILSQDANGKLVSMKGAQVEPSAAVLDAGPSCREVSKGNAAEQCAASPESSQMELQQECETFSGANGNSDVNAILDNLHVPGEREECEYDGGSKPHAAGPVGVSKSSKTSSSDMPVTLGQGDGSECREKPASPNGKPVQVIEENKNGIMDMNVGDNHFRDISVVSVQSVKPGTEVNLNSSKMSSAPLIVGVKLDTAEVLDADKCTNKNISSALLDSKSSESAGNIPEVSDSPSESARLKSTDDVCASRNPSKNFIADTTTNPLLGKKSDKPLPIVPEHSEVPPKESLKVGQNTKVCSKKASQSANTEQQNEPLSQTIRSSSARTTVRPLDRSLEQDASKHSGIVKADAAGLAKSRVGHRPQGPTNENSSLKNVSILKPQAYSTFASSDSEASSTALHQEQESLEEKEGTQCAIEDEKSESSPVSTSVKKGLESRDEHANFSSDYLPAGRQELSRTSCSAVAHNIDQSGGEITSTKLYNTHKKTNEPGQMSLKGETLKVQPAASVSSSNVTTDNDKAKAHLIEKDNPLTGLCDVFRENSQSTSDPQTKSIQKAEAFKLSDAKALHEMRKKQSHKMTMIPVTSNCAKSKLQGSSHNESHKASQKRESESVKVPSDATSMARQGRQPIIAKEQCEIQPQSPHTEENKLQKETTDSINILPGKSDDNTEMGISKCRDSKDTFEHTARRDGIGVLQDLQENEHQGKDVCERAEIRAKSCNQNIQEQVGEGLTNVMNTNSTNVPDINTSLEKDEETSGTKGPPTDILLAALDLVPRPPDDSTKEQDGTAEEPCWTFATSEWENREIKPQSECLHEQGDDTPSKKRWSLRTPIKPRKRVVIPDSDDEDFEAYVSEDVQPVTQKSKSEEAFDELLDVFKKEQVQKAAEETAVVRKRSTRKLGCPTGFLSPKSSSVHSRSSEANNKPCEKESTVKTAKVKDVKTTARKHQSVHTPCTTSQATAVKQVRKRRSEPVKVVPHKKSVGDGAGSQTPSVSDTLAGVIRIRCQKPNSSKDKMTSQYHCSKCGFRSARMDNIVRHHKKDCPFSKPRPTWDPKARKIVLA
- the LOC119185602 gene encoding uncharacterized protein LOC119185602 isoform X2, with protein sequence MSEHGKEGQPIIVVVEENSENVVVQAFSRDSEAVGDETACTVNHFDNAMSAALPEQLTGVATTTTSEIQELILSQDANGKLVSMKGAQVEPSAAVLDAGPSCREVSKGNAAEQCAASPESSQMELQQECETFSGANGNSDVNAILDNLHVPGEREECEYDGGSKPHAAGPVGVSKSSKTSSSDMPVTLGQGDGSECREKPASPNGKPVQVIEENKNGIMDMNVGDNHFRDISVVSVQSVKPGTEVNLNSSKMSSAPLIVGVKLDTAEVLDADKCTNKNISSALLDSKSSESAGNIPEVSDSPSESARLKSTDDVCASRNPSKNFIADTTTNPLLGKKSDKPLPIVPEHSEVPPKESLKVGQNTKVCSKKASQSANTEQQNEPLSQTIRSSSARTTVRPLDRSLEQDASKHSGIVKADAAGLAKSRVGHRPQGPTNENSSLKNVSILKPQAYSTFASSDSEASSTALHQEQESLEEKEGTQCAIEDEKSESSPVSTSVKKGLESRDEHANFSSDYLPAGRQELSRTSCSAVAHNIDQSGGEITSTKLYNTHKKTNEPGQMSLKGETLKVQPAASVSSSNVTTDNDKAKAHLIEKDNPLTGLCDVFRENSQSTSDPQTKSIQKAEAFKLSDAKALHEMRKKQSHKMTMIPVTSNCAKSKLQGSSHNESHKASQKRESESVKVPSDATSMARQGRQPIIAKEQCEIQPQSPHTEENKLQKETTDSINILPGKSDDNTEMGISKCRDSKDTFEHTARRDGIGVLQDLQENEHQGKDVCERAEIRAKSCNQNIQEQVGEGLTNVMNTNSTNVPDINTSLEKDEETSGTKGPPTDILLAALDLVPRPPDDSTKEQDGTAEEPCWTFATSEWENREIKPQSECLHEQGDDTPSKKRWSLRTPIKPRKRVVIPDSDDEDFEAYVSEDVQPVTQKSKSEEAFDELLDVFKKEQVQKAAEETAVVRKRSTRKLGCPTGFLSPKSSSVHSRSSEANNKPCEKESTVKTAKVKDVKTTARKHQSVHTPCTTSQATAVKQVRKRRSEPVKVVPHKKSVGDGAGSQTPSVSDTLAGVIRIRCQKPNSSKDKMTSQYHCSKCGFRSARMDNIVRHHKKDCPFSKPRPTWDPKARKIVLA